One genomic segment of Paenibacillus xylanexedens includes these proteins:
- a CDS encoding ABC transporter ATP-binding protein: MIIDVQHVTWKRGPLTLLNDVSWQVNDGEHWALLGLNGSGKTTLLNMITGYLWPTEGKISVLGHEYGDVDLRQLRKSIGWVSSSLQEKLHGTDRTQYVVISGKHATIGLYDKLSDDDLDQAQELMQTLGCQHLWDREYRTCSQGEKQKLLIARALMANPRVLILDEPCNGLDLFSRERLLDSIRELSQRPDTPSLIYVTHHTEEILPVFSHSLLLRRGEIVHSGLTNNLMNTEVLSNFFEAPVEVDRHGERVYVRAAADS; the protein is encoded by the coding sequence ATGATTATTGATGTACAGCATGTCACTTGGAAAAGGGGACCCCTTACCCTGCTGAACGATGTAAGCTGGCAAGTTAATGACGGTGAACACTGGGCGTTGCTTGGCCTGAATGGCTCCGGAAAAACAACACTCCTGAACATGATCACCGGATATCTCTGGCCGACCGAAGGCAAGATATCCGTGTTAGGCCATGAATATGGTGATGTGGATCTGAGACAGCTTCGCAAATCCATTGGCTGGGTCAGTTCATCTCTGCAAGAGAAATTGCATGGCACAGACCGCACACAGTATGTCGTGATCAGCGGCAAACACGCCACCATTGGCCTGTATGACAAGCTGTCAGATGATGATCTGGATCAGGCACAGGAATTGATGCAAACGCTGGGTTGTCAGCACCTGTGGGATCGCGAATATCGTACCTGCTCTCAAGGCGAGAAACAGAAACTTCTCATTGCCCGAGCACTGATGGCCAATCCGCGCGTACTCATTCTGGACGAGCCTTGCAATGGACTGGATCTGTTCTCAAGAGAGCGACTGCTGGATAGCATCCGTGAACTATCACAGCGTCCAGATACCCCGTCACTCATCTATGTCACCCATCATACCGAGGAAATATTGCCTGTCTTTAGTCACAGCCTCCTGCTTCGCCGGGGTGAAATAGTCCATAGCGGATTAACTAACAATCTGATGAACACGGAAGTGCTGAGTAACTTCTTCGAGGCACCTGTTGAAGTGGATCGGCACGGAGAACGTGTCTATGTCAGAGCTGCGGCGGACTCATAA
- a CDS encoding class I SAM-dependent DNA methyltransferase, protein MGYRGPEFYDNEENFEKYMERRQWQENANDTLEKPVMLELIGDVAGKSILDLGCGDARFCVELLRSGQEGTTYTGVEGSLNMVRAANESVKGTNAQIEQAFMEDWTYPTGVYDLVISRLAVHYIEDVESLFRNIYNTLKENGTFIFSVEHPVITSSLQPSGTRTDWVVDQYFVEGYREQQWLGGSVK, encoded by the coding sequence ATGGGCTACAGGGGACCTGAGTTTTACGATAATGAGGAAAACTTTGAGAAGTATATGGAACGCCGCCAGTGGCAGGAGAATGCCAATGATACGTTAGAGAAACCCGTTATGCTAGAGCTGATCGGAGACGTTGCGGGCAAGAGCATACTGGATCTTGGCTGCGGGGATGCGAGGTTTTGCGTAGAATTGCTCCGTTCTGGTCAAGAGGGTACAACTTACACGGGAGTTGAAGGTTCACTGAATATGGTGCGGGCAGCTAACGAATCGGTTAAAGGCACGAATGCACAGATTGAACAGGCATTCATGGAAGACTGGACCTACCCGACCGGAGTGTACGATCTGGTTATATCGAGACTGGCTGTTCACTATATTGAAGATGTGGAGAGCCTGTTCCGCAACATATACAATACTTTGAAAGAGAACGGGACATTCATATTTTCGGTAGAACATCCTGTGATCACGTCCAGTCTGCAACCCTCCGGGACTCGAACGGATTGGGTGGTTGATCAGTATTTTGTAGAAGGATATCGGGAGCAGCAGTGGCTGGGCGGTTCTGTGAAATAG